The Dermacentor silvarum isolate Dsil-2018 chromosome 7, BIME_Dsil_1.4, whole genome shotgun sequence genomic sequence GCGCGATGGTAACGCCGGAGAGCAGCTTGTTCAGCTCCTCGTCGTTGCGGATGGCCAGCTGCAGGTGGCGGGGGATGATCCTGGTCTTCTTGTTGTCGCGAGCCGCGTTGCCGGCGAGCTCGAGCACTTCGGCAGCCAGGTACTCGAGGACGGCCGCGAGGTAGACGGGAGCGCCCGCTCCGACGCGCTCAGCGTAGTTTCCCTTGCGCAGGAGACGGTGGATGCGGCCCACGGGGAACTGGAGACCCGCACGGCTGGAACGGGTCTTGCTCTTGCCCTTTGCCTTGCCTCCTTTGCCACGTCCGGACAtggtgatgctgctgctgatgagacGAGAGACGACAACTAATGTGCTACTCTCGCGATCTCTCAACGATGTGTGCGTGGTTGTGCAGGTTCCGGCCGCCGCGACCACGCTCAGGGGAGCGCGGGAGAGGGCGAGAAGCCGCGCGGACCAATGGCGCGCGCGGCTTCCGCGGGTCGCGTGAACACCCCTCCCCCAAATAAAAGGCCGGCGTAACGCGGCGACGCGCGTAGTCCGATCTCGCTCGCTCGCCTGATCGCATCGCATCGCTATGCCTCCCCAGCCGAGCGGTAAGGCCGTGAAGAAGGCCGGCAAGGCGCAGAAGAATGTGCGCGCCAccgacaagaagaagaagaagcgccgcAGGAAGGAGAGCTTCTCCATCTACATCTACAAGGTGCTGAAGCAGGTGCACCCCGACACTGGAGTCTCCAGCAAGGCCATGTCCATCATGAACAGCTTCGTGAACGACATCTTCGAGCGCATCGCCGCCGAGTCGTCCCGTCTGGCTCACTACAACAAGCGCTCGACCATCACGAGCCgggagatccagactgccgtgcgtctgctgctgccgGGCGAGCTGGCCAAGCACGCCGTGTCCGAGGGCACCAAAGCCGTCACCAAGTACACCAGCTCCAAGTAGGCGACCGAGCGCTCGACCGCCCAGCCAACACCCAACGGCTCTTGTCAGAGCCACCCAAAGTGTCTGCATTGGCATTGGGATGTAGCGAGAATCTCGCGACGATTCCGTCCGTTTTCCCTCTTGTTTTGTTTACGTGTTGCGTGCGCTTTCCGACAGCGCGCCTCTTAGTAGTAGAAAAAAACATAACAACATGCACTGAGCACAACAACAGGCACACGAGCATGCATAATGCGCGTTCCTACTAGTGCGAACGACGGAATGCGTGTTGTAACGCTGCGTCGGTCGATAGTTTTGCCTTATGCGAGCCGAGCGTAGTGTAGTGTAATTATTAcaacgcagcttcttgtcctctctctctctcttttttttttttttcttatccgaCGCGGTCTTGGGGCTCGCTCGCCTGTACGTTTGCGAAAAGCAATTGCGTCTACGAGAACGTACTCTTGGCGGCGGTTGACACGCATACGACTGTCCTCGAGGCTGGAGTGCTGAATTAAAAGCCTCCTGCAAGGGCAGTGTCATGTTTAGATGTGAGCGGTGTAGCAGGGACTGGGCTGCGCAAATCGCTTGACAGGTGCAAGAAATGTCCTAGCTAGAGGAACACTGATAGCGAGAAACTTCAAGTAATATTAGCAAAATGCTGCGCGCGCTTTCCGCAAACTGCTATGGCCGTTTAAAGGGTAAAAAAGTTTGTGattaagtgcagcgcgataactgtctctccgTGGAGGAGACGCGCTGGGCGCCGGCGGCAATGgccgagaggaggaggaggtcggAGCTCTGTATCCTCGCCCTCTTCCGTCCCCCAGAATGCTGGATTGGAACCACGCGGGCGTGTTTGGCTATTTCGGCTGCCGTTATCTGGGAGATTACGCAAGCTATGACGACGAAATTTGACGGTCGTGTTGCCACAAGGGGACGCAGCCTAAGCGCAAAATTTAAAACGCCTAAGGCGAACCGATCACGAGTGCTGGCTGTTTAGCGATTCGTGACCAAGTGAACGATGGTCGCGCGGCTCAGCTTGAAGTCGTGCTCGCGCCGTGCTTTCCAGCAGCTACGAAGGTTATAATGCAAGCGTAGTCGTGGTAAAGATGCATGCAACGAGTAATTAAAACGAGAATGcaaggaagctttttttttttttttttttcttccggggAGGTGGAACTCGAGCAGCGGGCGCAACCTAGCACCACGAGTTGTTGGATTGTTCGTTTTGTCGTTGCGAATGCAGGGCGAGGCgtttttaattttgttaattcATCTTTGAAGGAACAAAAGTCACTAActgcagcaacaaaaaataaaattagggcACAATAGGCCTGCGTTGCAGTGTTATGTGCAAGTgcacgattgttttgttttttgctgaagCCATTTATTTCAATTTCACTCCGCGCGTGGTCAATAGAGGGCTCAGTGCGTCCACCAGCGACACACTCGCGAAGAGAAGCGGCGGCGCCGGTGAGCCAATGGGCGCGCGCCGcttgctttcctcctcgcccccctTCCTCCGGCGGCGGCGAAGCCGAGTTGGGCCGCGCGCGCCCGGGAACACGGCATTCGCTTTCCTGACTCGCtccgaagcagcagcaacagccgaaatGTCTGGACGTGGCAAGGGCGGCAAGGGGCTCGGCAAGGGTGGCGCCAAGCGTCATCGCAAGGTCTTGCGTGACAACATCCAGGGCATCACCAAGCCTGCCATCCGTCGTCTCGCTCGCCGTGGTGGTGTCAAGCGCATCTCTGGCCTGATCTACGAGGAGACGCGCGGTGTCCTCAAGGTGTTCCTCGAGAACGTGATCCGGGATGCCGTCACCTACACTGAGCACGCCAAGCGCAAGACCGTCACAGCCATGGACGTCGTGTACGCTCTGAAGCGCCAGGGCCGCACCCTCTACGGTTTCGGAGGCTAAGCAGCTGCACACGTGCCCGGCGTCGTTTGCCAGCAGCGCACCGAACTCCTGTGAAGAACCCAACAGCCCTCTTCAGGGCTACCCACTTGATGCTTCGGCAGTGATCCGCAGGATTCGCGATCTCCTGATCCGTTTTCCCTCTTTGCATTCCATTTTCTTGTGATCGGTTATGGAGCGTGCCCAGCAGCCGTGCGCGAGACGCGCGGTGAATTTGGTCAGGTGAGCGAGCGCAACCGCGTTTATTCACAGTAGGTGGTAGCGTAAGGCGAGCTTTTTGCTACatgcgtttgcgctcgctactaaGTGCCGCATTGCTAAAATTTCAACGCTGTGCTACTGCGACGTGCTGTTCGTTGGTGCAGCACCGCTGTCGTGTTTGATTGGGACTGAATGAGGCAGCCGCAGTGGAAtggcgatggggggggggggggggggaacaaaataagataataataataataataaagaggtcATTTTGCAGCGCTAAAATCTCAGATGCTGGCCTGTTCCACATTCCATTGCATCCTATAGAGTCCGATGGGCGGCGGGGAATCAGCACCGTGCGACTGACGTGTGAAACCAAAGGGTAAATTTACTAGCTAGCTAGGTAGGTGCGTATATCGAGGCACAAAAAGGGTCGCGCGAAGCAGACTCACTTTCGTTTTATTATTTTCACTAGCACCCGTTGTTTTCTCGTGCGTCGGTGTTCGTGGTCGTGCTGGCCAATCGCGCTGTGACGAGTATAGGAAAATGAGGCCATGGCTCAAGGGGTAGACAAATTAAATTACACAAGGCAGTGGCATACATGCGCATTGTTTTGATGAAACGCGGCAGTTGTTCAATAATTGTGTCCCCCTTATTGTGTCTTTCTGAATGCGGTCACACTCGGCGTTCGTGAAGCTTCCGGGGAGCCAACTCTGACTtgcccattcaaatacatgtagcacgcaataaaaatattttacgaTGCAACCACTCGGCTCATGTGAACGAAACTTgtcgcatgagagagagagagagagcggaaggCACTTAAGGGAGCAGATATTTCATGGAGTGCGTGGAATGTAATGCACAAAACTAAGTAAGCGAACATTACACAACTCAGTAGCTGAAAGCCATACCGCAATCGTCTAAACTACACAAAGAGAACAAACAACACATGTAAAGAGGAGAAATGTGATACATAAATTTGCACGCTATGTGAGAAACTGTTGCTTTGTTTGCAAAAAGTGATGCACGCACGTGAGCAGTATAGTTTACTGAGGTGTACTTGAATTGTGTTCGCTTTAGTTGTATTGATATTTGCGGAATTGCCTTTTCCATTTCTATCGCTGAATTACGGAGGTAGGAAGATTGAAGGGTTTCCCTCCTGTGCATTTGACTTTTCAACAACGATTGTAATTAAAATTAGGGCATAAATAAAGAAACTCCCGCTGATCCGGCCACTGCGCAGTAGCTGCCGAGAAGAGCGATTTTTCCGCCAGCCGCAGAGCTGAGCTTTACCGAAATAAGTCGGCAGGAGTGCCATTGCTCCTGCGGTGAACTCGTTCCGGGGAGCGGGAATGAACCAGAGAAAGCTAGCCCGTGGGAATAACGAAGAAACAATGTAGGTGCTGTCTGAAGCACGGTGTGGTTATGACGATTGTTGGTGTCATGTGGAAGAAATACAAACAACAATGCGGCGTCAACAGGCATTAcctgaaagtaaaagaaaaagcgTGCGGTTATTAGGTGCAGCATAGCGAGGGCTTCCGGATTCGTAAGATTGGGGGGTTGTCTGAGAGCGGCGGCCGCCGTGTGTGTGAGTGGTtttgaaaaggaagagaagagaaaagtgcagcgccgtaactgcctctcgacGCGGGCCGCAAAGCACTCGTTGATAGCACGGTGAATGATTGTGTAAGGGCCCTGCGTGGTATTGGCTGTGCGTAGCTTTTGAAGGCCGAATCAGCTGTCGCAGTCTGTTAACGCGCGTTACACACCTGCCTAAGTATATGCGAAGTGTGGTGTTCAGATATATGTACATGGGAAAGTGCGCTAGCGAGCGTGTACGTGCGAGATAGCTTGCTGGCGACTTCGCGACCAGAAAAGATGAAGTTGGCTTCCCAGAAGGTATCGTGGAGTCGTCGCGATTCACATCAATGCAGCGGACGTTGCTCACACGTTTCACGCGCGTTTTGCGTCGCCCGCAGTTGTCGCCATGTGCCGGGATCGCGAGGTGGGTGCTGAGGTGACCGCCGCCAGCAGTAATGGTGCGGTCTCACATCAGGTGGTGCCACTTCGCGATGCGTGCCGGTATGGCGGTGATTGTGGTGTTGGCTGAAACGAAAGAGAACGGCGCAGCATGCTGTCATGTTTAAATGCAATTCAATTGCCTCGACATGCGCTCTGCGTAGCCGCGAACAACGCGGACGCGCGAAAACGGCTGGCTTCCAGCATCCTGGCGAACGCCGGCGTGCGCGCCGCCCCGCGTACGGACACGgctgcgctggcgttggccaATCGGCGGCGGGTGAGTTGGAGAGGGGAAGAGCACTGAGGGGAAGCACGACCGCGCTGTGCGCAGGGGCCAGCAGTCTCACTCCGGCAGTCGACGAGTTTGGACGCTCCCGTCTCCTTCTTCCGCTATGGCCAGGACAAAGCAAACCGCCCGCAAGAGTACCGGCGGGAAGGCTCCGCGTAAGCAGCTTGCCACCAAGGCTGCTCGCAAGAGTGCACCTGCCACCGGCGGTGTCAAGAAGCCGCATCGTTATAGGCCGGGCACCGTGGCCCTGCGTGAAATCCGTCGTTACCAGAAGTCGACCGAGCTGCTGATCCGCAAGCTGCCGTTCCAGCGCCTGGTGAGGGAAATCGCGCAGGACTTCAAGACCGACCTGCGATTCCAGAGCTCGGCTGTGATGGCTCTTCAGGAGGCTAGCGAGGCCTACCTGGTCGGTCTCTTCGAGGACACCAACCTGTGCGCCATCCATGCCAAGCGCGTTACCATCATGCCCAAGGACATCCAGCTGGCCCGCCGCATCCGTGGCGAGCGTGCCTAAGTTCGACCGCTGTCTGCACCGCGCAGCCTTGCGTCAGGCAAGCAACACAAAACGGTCCTTCTCAGGACCACCTACATGTCTGCTTCGGCTACGGGAATACGCGAGACCACGTACTCCGAACCGTACCCCTCTCGGTGTGGTCTGTCTGTGTGTGCTCTCGGCTGGATGGGATATATACATATGCTGAGGAGGCGAGGTGGTGCTTCGCACGATACGCAAGTGGTGAGTACTGACCGAGCACGAATCAAAATAAAGTGCCTGTGCTAGTTGTTTCGTGCTCGAAAACAAAATTACAACGACAGCAGATGTTGCGTGCAAGCTTTCGTGCAGTTCGCGATGGAAAAACCACTACTAGCAAGAGGaaaaatagcatttttttttttttccccttcctttACGGCGTTCGTATATGCAGAATGAACGTGTTGAGAGACAgctatcgcgctgcactttaagcgTATCTTTCACCCTTTGCAACTATAGTATCTCTCTGTAGCTCATCACGAGGCCaatatcgctgaaaaaaaaaaaaaaaaaaaaaaaaatgaagcacagTTTAACGTGTTCGATATATCAATGGGAAAGTCTCCGTTTCAGTAGCGCTTTTTCCATCATGGACGTGTTTAGCACACGCCCAATTGACGGCTATTCGTTCGTCTAGCGATGTGTGCATCACTCGCTTGTCCACGTTTATTCGAGCAAAGTCTGTGTATGTGGCGCAATCATAAGGGCCGGCTCgcgttcgtctttctttc encodes the following:
- the LOC119458549 gene encoding histone H2B, which codes for MPPQPSGKAVKKAGKAQKNVRATDKKKKKRRRKESFSIYIYKVLKQVHPDTGVSSKAMSIMNSFVNDIFERIAAESSRLAHYNKRSTITSREIQTAVRLLLPGELAKHAVSEGTKAVTKYTSSK
- the LOC119458526 gene encoding LOW QUALITY PROTEIN: histone H3 (The sequence of the model RefSeq protein was modified relative to this genomic sequence to represent the inferred CDS: substituted 1 base at 1 genomic stop codon), yielding MARTKQTARKSTGGKAPRKQLATKAARKSAPATGGVKKPHRYRPGTVALREIRRYQKSTELLIRKLPFQRLVREIAQDFKTDLRFQSSAVMALQEASEAYLVGLFEDTNLCAIHAKRVTIMPKDIQLARRIRGERAXVRPLSAPRSLASGKQHKTVLLRTTYMSASATGIRETTYSEPYPSRTVGLSCEDEPATPA